In Brassica napus cultivar Da-Ae chromosome A3, Da-Ae, whole genome shotgun sequence, the sequence ATGATTTAGAAGTAGCACACTAGAGCTTTCAAAAAGTTACATTTATGATCTTCAAAAGAAGTTGTATGCGTAAATGCAAGAACAAACCCGCAAAAGTACATAGTAAACCAGAAAATACCTCTACAAAGATATGTGTTATTActagtattttttaaaaccgAACTTACAAGTCTCTCTTTAAACATAACTCAAACAAGATCAAGACCCTTCTTGACTTTCTCCCCTAGCCTCACACGTtctaagatcgaatacaataTCTCTAGAACATCTACCCCTTAGCCCTTAGTGTTATTCACTCACTTACAAGCTTAGTGAACTCCACTcttagtgttattggtttatatattttgattgatttagaaatccatataatatttataaattcaagtaaaatatgcaaatccggaggttttctctcggatttgagtctttgtatttttaactaaaaaatctaaacaaatctattcaaatccgttataaaatcatatatattagtaaatccgtacgattgaatagcacttgatttgatatagaatttattaaaaatcattaaaccaataacacatgattttaatacatatttgaaaatcacagaaccaataacactagatttagttcagattttcaaatccattaaaatacaacaaccaataacccctacttaTGCTAAGAATACAATTCTCTCGACAACCCTAATCCACAGATTGATTATGACTATATATACAATACAACCAAGTCGGCTATCCACGCCTATCTACCCAATATTCACTATCTACCCAAATAATGCAAGGTCCCTAAAACCTCTCCAAAGTATTTTAGTCTCATTGTGAGATATCCCTTCTCCAAGGTAAATCTCTTCAAGTTGGCTCCCCAAGATGTCTTCGTATTAACTTTGCCTTGGTCCACAATTCATTTTTCAAGTCGCAATCTTCATCTTGACTTGTTCATCCGCACGTACACTTTTCTGTTGGAGACTCTTCTTCATTTAGCTGTTGTACTTGAGTCTGTATTAGAACGTCCATCTGATTTTTGCATCTACAGTATGCAATTGAGTAAGAGGTCCATACGGAGTACTGAATTAAGaatctgaaaataataaaaatacttcTAACATTCACGTAGCATTAAAACACATTAAGAAAAGATTTCAGCACacatattaatatttgattatgaTACATGTAACTGATCTTCACTGAGTTTTGTTTATATTTCACTGGCTTAGCACTGTTTGTATTCCTCTAaaactatgtaaaatttaattttacctCTAAAAGTAAATATTGTGTACAAAATATgattgaatttaatttattatcattttatcAAAGCAtttgaaattttccttttcttatagtAGAGATATGGTAGCTATGAAAATTATAGATTACATTCATGTAAATAGTAACATAAtgaaatgttaaaatatatgttgttataatttgaaattagttatcattttaaaatattattttaaaagaaaaatcatgtGGTTTAAAAACgcgagtcaaaatctagtatgcTTTAATGATATAGTATGTTGtacaaattttacttttatattttataagttttatgatttatatttcttaaaGTTAATTTCTTAGAGctatctacttttttttttgaaacaaccTTAGAGCTATCTACTATATTCAACACCCAATATGTAATCTATTACTCTCTCTGTTTGAGTTTattgttgttataaaataaaaaatttgtttcaaaataaatgttttttaataattttaatttaaaatttattaataatatttctaaaaacaCATTGAGTGATtgaattattttatcttaaaatttaatgataaataattgattaatattttaataaatataaaaaatattgttgtataattactattttgtttattagtttatttacttatatgTTTTTCTTCTATTATAATatgcattattattttttatcgtagaaatttttattgttcGCTTATGGCAaccataatttcaaaaattattatgctgatctaaatattttaacaatatcttaattttttaataaacaatgaactattattatacattaacaTATATTCAGTTTTATCTATttcataatcataatcaatcttacttttatctattttataattataatcaatcatgttaaaattattattgtgaattaaatatgattgaattatattaaattaataatttattaattttattctcataaatataaaatatttatgttaattttttttttgacgttgttaaaaaatttaagatgaTGACATAATGGCTTAACATTAGcagaatatataatacatatataaaaattaatatatcttagacttttgtatatatacaataatatattgtgtaaaatgaataaacgtaagaaaatattgctaaaaggaAATATAGTTTTGAAGGGCAgtaaaaatttaacataaattaaatacaaaatacttttcaaatatgtttttttatgcaaatatttttttgtttaataactaaatgcaaatacaataagataaatatataataagatacaacaaatacatgtgagagttttaaacaattttttattttacattatgtAAACTATAAATAACTGTATTTTAAATTGTtgtataaacatttaaatatatgattaaaattaaaaacataccactaataatttaaaataaatatatatatatatatatatgcatataaagcTGAAAATAACACCTGCGCGGTTGCGCGAGTTAAAATCTAGTAAGTGTTTAAGTAAATTGATATTACGCAGTGTATGTCTATGTGTTTAGAGTGTATGAATATTATGGAAAAGTTGAAAATGTATTTCGAGTGATTAAAATTTTGTGTAAATATATGATcctattaaaactataaattaataaaaaaaataatgtatatgtatatatattttatatatgtacaaacaaactattatattgtttgtttaatCTTTACAATGGAGTTATCTTTAATATttcttaatatttaatatattttgatgagatttagtaaaaaaaatatctaaaatcacatttaatatctatgaaacatattttgtatatgccaaacaatataataaaaacaatctgAATGACAaacttcaaaaatttaattaaaacaatacacaaacttaaatattttattatttagaaaaataaatatttaagatggaaaattttaaaaatgaaattttgtaaattaattacAGCATATATTAATAAACTCTCATAtttccaacattattaatttataaaaaatttactgTATGTATCTATGCGTACATTTCTGTATAAACAAAATGTACAAAACTTTAGAAACTTTTTATAATCCTccttagtatatattatttaattggtcaactatatacatatatatacaaatctaGAATCTATTGTAACTTCCATATCTGCATAATATCCCATTCAAAATGGGAAACTATTGATATGTTACTCTAAATACGGAATTAGTTTGCTAATAATGTTGACcaaatcatttttatatacGTTTTAACCCATTTTCATGAATATTCTCTCCTCCACTACTTTCTTCCACCAACAATGATCCCCAAAGAAGAAGTTGAGCCGCCGCAGAAAAAGGCCAAgcttccaccaccaccaccgccgccGCAGCCGCTTAACCATCAACCATGTCTCTCCTTTTCTTCACTTCCAAACGATATCACTTTGAATTTCTTCGCACGTATCCCAAAATCTTATTACCCTAAAATCTCCCTGGTCTCCAAGACCTTTCGTTCTCTCCTCTATTCCTCAGAGCTCTATGCCGCACGTTCTCAAATGGGAACCACCGTGACCTGCCTCTACATCTGTCTAGAGTACTCCACCGAGCACTTCACCGATCCATCTCCACGATGGTTCAGTCTCTATGTGAAACCTAAACGAAACCTAACCGATGGTAGGACTAGAGAGAAATCAAGTGGAAACCTCTTGGTTCCTGTTCCCAAACAttgtcctcctcctcctcctccacatGCGTCTTCGACCATATTGACTGGCTCGCAAATCTACGTATTCGGTGGACCATTGGACGATAACGTAAGGCGCTACTCCTCAGCTGTTCGGGTTTATGAGTGTAGGAATAAAACGTGGCGAAATCTTCCTAACATGAATATGGAGAGGTTCTATGCGTCTGCATGTGTCCACGACGACAAGATCTATGTAATGGGAGGATGTATAGCTCGGTCTGAGCACCAAAGCTGGTTTGAGATGTTCGACATCAAGACACAGACCTGGAAAACCTTACCGCCGAATCCCGACCTTCATGTACGGTTGGGATGCAAGAAGGTTCGCAAAATCGGTATGGTGCATGAAAAGATTTACGTGAAGACTGAGAGTGAGCTCCGTGATTGGGTCTATGATGTGAAGGAAAAGAAATGGAGTGTTGCGGATGTGGGGTTGAGTGTACATTGGTCGAGTTCTTGGTGCGTGATAGACAATGTGATGTTTTCTTACTCTCGCTTTAGGTATGTGTGGTATGATTTAAAGAGTGGCACGTGGAAAGATGTGAGAGGTTTGGAAGTGCTGAAGAAGTATCGTAGTTTTAGTAGTCATGTTAATCCGAATGGTAGAGTTGGTAGTGTGGTTGAATTAGTGAACTATGGTGGGAAACTCGTGATTATTTGGGATAGGTTTGAGCGGCGTGGTCGTAGTCAGAACAAGAACATCTGGTGTGCGGTGGTTGCGTTGGAAAGAGTCCATGAAGGTTTTTGGGGGAAGATTGAGTGGTTCGATGTTGTGCATACTGTCCCCAAGTCATATGAGTTCTTGCGCTGCCTACCCGTTTTGGTTTGATGAGTCGTACTTAGTCAAGCTGGTAGAGTCAtccttttgattttaagaaCTTTGTGCTTTGTTTTGTGTTTAGACATTGACTTTTCTAGACATTGTTTCAATTTTCATTTTGAGAATAGATGTATTTTGTGTTTGTGGACCACACCTATGCATTTTGTTAGCTTGATTGTCATTACAATGTAAACTAAGGAGATACAAACTCACTTGAGGCAAAGTCTCTATGTTTTGCCCTTTCAATGTCCTCATCTAAATAACATTTGTTCACCTTGAAGTAAAGAAATATTCTCAGAAACTTAACCTATTTGTTAATGTTGTTCATTACTCGTTAATTAGAGGAATGGTCCGTCCTTAAGAGTTTCGttgttctattttattttctcttctctttctctgtttGTATTCTTACGAATGATTGATTACTATAATTTCTTTGAGTAGCTGGTATGCAGCTACTAAAGTTTACTTTCTAAGTTCAATCACAAGCAAGTAAAAAAGAAACCATGATGGACTTTCGTGTAGTCTTGTTATAGTGTTTATTGTTACTCTTAACGGTCTTACCATTTCACTGTAACATCAAATGCTTAATTAAGGTTTGTGTTTTTCTTAAGCTTCTTTTGTATAGATTTTTCTAATGTAGAGACTCTGTTCACATGACAAAGGGAGGGAGGTGGTTcttttgtatagattttttcCAATGACACAAAAGGAGGGAGGTGGTTCAAACAAAACTCTCAGCTGTTCAGGAGAAATCATCAACCTACATGCATTGTCTGAAACTCTCAAAAACAAGCTTTTTGAAGAAGTAAAATATTCATTCATTCGGTGGCGGATTCTTCAGGCCTGTCTGTTTCTTCTCTTAGGACCAGACTTGGCGACTCTAAGACCTTTGCTGATGACGCTGAGCCTAGCAAGTGCTGCATTCTTCAGATCAGGCCTGTAGTAGTTGTCCACAACCTGATAAGATTTAGAGAATAAATCGATTAATACTGATAGACAGAAAAAAACAGATATGATATGGTTGCCCAGGAAGATAATAATACATCTCAGAAGCCAAGCGTAACAAATGTATTTCATAGAAGAAAGACCTCACAAAGAAGTCATTTGCAAAAACAATATAAACTtataacttcaaaaaaatttattagctCAGAAGCCAAGCGTAACAAATATATTTCATGGAAAAGATACCCCACAAAGGAGTTGTCTCTTCTTACGTGTTAGCTTTCTCATCACAGCTCATtaaaaccaaaactataatgaaacttaaaagtatcaatTCATGAGAACATGTAAGTTAACCACAagttttcaaatcaaccaaaacAATGTGTATAATAAGCTAAAATAGAGCAGAGCCAATTCAAAAAGCTAAGcaaccaaaaaaactaataatgcCAAACAATGATGATATTGATTATAAGAATAGAGTTTAGTACCTGGTTGGCAACAGCTTTGGCCATCCTGGGGAACTCCTTCTTGAGGACAGACTTGTTAACAGAGAGCTTAGGCTTGTTTTGCTTCTTGGTCTTGGTGGTTCCCAGTACCACACCTTGCTCCTTGTCAGCTACTTGAATGGTCACTGTCTTTTTGTTTGCCAAACCTTAactcacaacaacaacaacaaaaatccaaactttAATAATTTTTGAGATGCTATCACAATTCAACATCAAGAGACCAACAAGATTAAAGTCAAAAAGATCTAAACTTTATAGTTTATTCAAACTAAAGtagacattttaattttaaatcacatcTTGAGatgtcaataaaaaaaatgaacagaGTTCAGTTTCAACCTATCTCACATGTTCATTCAGACATATCTAGAGAATAATACAACAGTTGTAAAATCATTCATTACCAGAGTGTTTGTAGGAGTtgaggttgcagaggttgttgCTCTCTTTGCTGAACTGAACCTTGGCATTGCCTCTACCGAACTGTTTGACCAAGAAACAGTTGTTTCTCTTCACTATCTCCCACACCAACTGTCCTGGTACTGTTGTCATTTCGATAATCTCCTAATGGGATGTCAAGCTCACGAACTAGACAATGGCTCGGAATATAAGAATGAACAAGACTAGTGCCGGCGTTAGGTTAATACACTCTCTGCAAAGCCGTTAGTTTAATTCATTGACAAAATACTGTGAATTAATATGTAATTAATCTTGATCATTAACAATAAGGgcgtttggtctagtggtatgattctcgctttgggtgcgagaggtcccgagttcgattctcggaaCGCCCCttgttttttaatcaaatttggTTTATGCTTTCTTATTCCATTCTTACTAACAAACTCCATTGCTTAAAACTCATCTGCAATGCACAACCAAAATACTCGAAAACAcacaattttgtattttaaatcatattacAATATGAATATCATCAGTTCAACGATGCATTTTCAATCATATTACAAACAAAAGCTTATTAtgactcatatgttttttttttggacaatatGAATCATATGTAACACATACAAAAGATGTATTCATTCGTTAGTGAGCACATGTTACAAATAGGTTGCACAAAATTTTGGTTCAATTTTCCTTTATACTGATAAGATTAAACAAGTAGAAACTCACTGTTGaaatttttgttctttattgATCGCAATCTCATCAAAGAGATGAGTTTTAGCAAATTTTCACAGCTCCAAAGCTCTCTGCTTCCGTTTCAGGGAAAAAgctggaagaaaaaaaaattgattcatGGAAACACTAAAATACGGAGGAGGGGAGGGATTACACAAGCTTCAAGTAATTGTTCCTCTCATTCAAGGGTAATATCCAGTGAAGGTGAATCCTCTGCCGATGATTTCACCAGCGCAATACCACGCAAAACATTCGAGACCAAACAATGCAGCGACTCCAGCATCTTCTACCTTCAGATCGGTTCTGTTCTTCCACAAATTCTTGGCGTAGTCTACTTCTTTCCTCAAGGTTTCACAGCGTCCAGGAATGCTGCAATAAAGGAGTGGGAAAAATAGTTAGATTACTGAGAAACGCCACACAACAAAGGCAAAAACTAAGATCCTCAAGTCATGGTTATGACATAGGGTTAAAACTTAAACAAGAGGACAAACAACTCAATGCAAAAGACAGCATAAAAAGTTTGATACTGAGTAGAATGAATATATTAAGACTGGGGAAAATGTTGGGAGACAAAGAGAGGGAGAAGGAGGACCTAGCAAGACGGGTGTAGAGAAGTTGCTTAGACAACTCTTGGCACTTGTCAACCGAAGCAGGTTCCTGGATGTAATGCTTGTTCTTCTCAAGCAACTGCCTGTAGTAAGAAGTTCCGTGCTTCGCCACAAACTTGGAAGCCTCACATGCCTTTGACTGAACTTGTATCAACTTTGATGCCATCTTCACAAAACCTAATCCTTCAAAATTACAATCAAAATGTAAAACATCTACCATCTTTTTTCAGTTTCAGAAACAAaaacccaaattttttttttaacatagcCCATATCAGAATAACATTCAAAGACAGAGACTTTACGATAAATTCACACAAATTGAGCTAAAAgaactaaactttaaaccccTAATCACACAAATTAACCAGTGTGAATCGACCAAACACATTCAAACTCGAAATCAGCGATTAATTCCCTATAGAAGCAGGAAGAGATCAATGAATGTAGTAGATCTAAGAGGTCAGACGACAGGAGCAACACCCAATCAGCCAAAGAAAACTAAATCAAATTGAGAATCTGGAACGAAAGCATTGCATGAAGATCAGCGAGGCTCAGCGTACCTTTTGTGTATCTGCAATTGAAATGCGGCACCGGTTAGGAAGAAGATGAGTTGTTGATTGGGGGACTTTCTCTCCGAGAGGATCTCAGCGACGGCTACTCTTAATACGATGCCGTTTCGTCTTCTCCGCGCTATTTCCCAAATCCTAATGTCCCCAAACGACACCGTTTTATGGTAATTTT encodes:
- the LOC106417001 gene encoding 60S ribosomal protein L28-2, coding for MTTVPGQLVWEIVKRNNCFLVKQFGRGNAKVQFSKESNNLCNLNSYKHSGLANKKTVTIQVADKEQGVVLGTTKTKKQNKPKLSVNKSVLKKEFPRMAKAVANQVVDNYYRPDLKNAALARLSVISKGLRVAKSGPKRRNRQA
- the LOC106407282 gene encoding F-box/kelch-repeat protein At4g29370-like, whose amino-acid sequence is MIPKEEVEPPQKKAKLPPPPPPPQPLNHQPCLSFSSLPNDITLNFFARIPKSYYPKISLVSKTFRSLLYSSELYAARSQMGTTVTCLYICLEYSTEHFTDPSPRWFSLYVKPKRNLTDGRTREKSSGNLLVPVPKHCPPPPPPHASSTILTGSQIYVFGGPLDDNVRRYSSAVRVYECRNKTWRNLPNMNMERFYASACVHDDKIYVMGGCIARSEHQSWFEMFDIKTQTWKTLPPNPDLHVRLGCKKVRKIGMVHEKIYVKTESELRDWVYDVKEKKWSVADVGLSVHWSSSWCVIDNVMFSYSRFRYVWYDLKSGTWKDVRGLEVLKKYRSFSSHVNPNGRVGSVVELVNYGGKLVIIWDRFERRGRSQNKNIWCAVVALERVHEGFWGKIEWFDVVHTVPKSYEFLRCLPVLV
- the BNAA03G49560D gene encoding uncharacterized protein BNAA03G49560D, with protein sequence MASKLIQVQSKACEASKFVAKHGTSYYRQLLEKNKHYIQEPASVDKCQELSKQLLYTRLASIPGRCETLRKEVDYAKNLWKNRTDLKVEDAGVAALFGLECFAWYCAGEIIGRGFTFTGYYP